Proteins co-encoded in one Acinetobacter lwoffii genomic window:
- a CDS encoding ferredoxin--NADP reductase — protein sequence MSIEKFTREKVLSVHRWTNTLFSFTMTRPAHFKFTAGQFARIGLQVGDELVVRAYSVVSSPFDETLEFFSIVVPEGKFTSNLQHLKVGNELHLEKIPYGYLTLARYQLPLPKDLWLLGTGTGLAPFICMLQDFETWSKYEKINLVYSVRTRAELAYVDRIQEIAETFGEGHTGFKFIPIITREPDAPLHDRLPILIANGELEKAAGIAFNPETTHVMLCGNPDMVDDTKEALKARGLTMNRRGEGNIAVENYW from the coding sequence ATGTCAATTGAAAAATTTACCCGAGAAAAAGTTTTATCTGTACACCGTTGGACCAATACATTATTTAGTTTTACGATGACACGCCCAGCACATTTTAAGTTTACCGCAGGGCAGTTTGCGCGTATTGGTTTGCAAGTGGGGGATGAACTGGTGGTTCGTGCCTATTCGGTAGTGTCCTCTCCTTTTGATGAAACTCTGGAGTTTTTCTCGATTGTCGTTCCAGAAGGTAAATTTACCTCCAATTTACAGCACCTCAAAGTCGGGAATGAGCTGCATCTGGAAAAAATTCCTTATGGTTATCTGACTCTGGCACGTTATCAATTGCCTTTGCCTAAAGATCTATGGTTACTGGGTACCGGTACGGGGCTGGCACCGTTTATTTGTATGTTGCAAGACTTTGAAACCTGGAGCAAATACGAAAAAATTAATCTGGTTTATAGTGTGCGCACCCGGGCAGAACTCGCTTATGTAGATCGGATTCAGGAAATCGCTGAAACCTTTGGCGAAGGACATACCGGTTTTAAGTTTATCCCGATTATTACCCGTGAGCCTGATGCACCTTTGCACGACCGTTTACCGATTTTGATTGCCAATGGTGAGCTGGAAAAGGCAGCAGGTATCGCGTTTAATCCGGAAACGACGCATGTCATGCTTTGTGGTAACCCGGATATGGTCGATGATACCAAAGAAGCCTTAAAAGCTCGTGGCCTGACCATGAACCGTCGTGGTGAAGGAAATATTGCGGTCGAGAATTACTGGTAA
- the eutC gene encoding ethanolamine ammonia-lyase subunit EutC has product MKLIADVKFESQLQDNPWQKLKAFTDARIALGRTGGSLPTRPSLEFQLAHAQAKDAVLKPLDVEFLKSGLAKTGLPILEIESQAVEKDLYLKRPDLGRVLSEQSKTILQQYRAEHQQHWDVAIVLGDGLSARAIEENSLHFIPALLEACKEQGWQIAPLVIARGSRVALGDELAEILQAKMLVMLIGERPGLSSPDSMGIYYTYNAFKGCHDALRNCISNVRSAGLAYPLAIQRLVALMRKSCELQLSGVQLKDEHETPVDMQHSPAKRLF; this is encoded by the coding sequence ATGAAACTGATTGCCGATGTGAAATTTGAGTCCCAATTACAGGATAATCCCTGGCAGAAATTAAAAGCCTTTACTGATGCACGGATTGCCTTAGGTCGAACTGGGGGCAGCTTGCCGACTCGACCAAGTCTGGAATTTCAGTTGGCACATGCGCAAGCTAAAGATGCGGTACTGAAGCCACTTGATGTTGAATTCTTAAAATCTGGCTTAGCTAAAACGGGACTGCCTATTCTGGAAATTGAAAGCCAGGCGGTAGAGAAAGATCTTTATCTTAAACGTCCCGATCTTGGGCGTGTGCTTTCAGAACAGTCCAAAACGATATTGCAGCAATACCGGGCCGAACATCAGCAACATTGGGATGTAGCGATTGTGCTGGGAGATGGACTATCAGCACGTGCCATTGAGGAAAATAGCCTGCATTTTATTCCGGCCTTGCTAGAGGCATGCAAAGAACAAGGCTGGCAGATTGCCCCCTTAGTGATTGCCCGTGGCAGTCGTGTGGCACTGGGTGATGAATTGGCAGAAATTTTACAGGCGAAAATGCTGGTCATGCTAATTGGCGAACGGCCGGGTTTGAGCTCACCCGATAGTATGGGAATTTATTACACTTATAATGCTTTTAAAGGGTGTCATGATGCCTTGCGCAACTGTATTTCCAATGTCCGTTCTGCGGGCTTGGCCTATCCACTAGCTATCCAGCGACTGGTCGCATTGATGCGTAAATCCTGTGAGTTACAGCTTTCAGGGGTGCAGTTGAAAGATGAACACGAAACCCCAGTCGATATGCAACATAGCCCAGCCAAACGGCTATTTTAA